One stretch of Sebastes umbrosus isolate fSebUmb1 chromosome 5, fSebUmb1.pri, whole genome shotgun sequence DNA includes these proteins:
- the sin3b gene encoding paired amphipathic helix protein Sin3b isoform X1 encodes MAKIQAHNSSTTAKQINQIQDKPYVITQKQVQQQHFQKLKVEDALSYLDQVKIRFANDPGIYNKFLDIMKEFKSQSIDTPGVINRVSQLFHGHPDLVLGFNAFLPPGYRIEVPKNGVAFLQSPFSTQVSPGQQGKSVTTSAVTATSGSATAANIEAGPAQTSEVKAAPSESLSSSTPAGPPEPPSRLSLPLTSRESQNQATTSSVSPPASETSPVEFDSAISYVNKIKNRFLDHPEIYRAFLEILHTYQKEQLEVKESRGSRGSSGMTEDEVFSKVASLFKGQEDLLAEFGQFLPDAKRSLFTGSSLTGGKDQLKRPDDEDLISKQNKKRPRPILLQHMSPLLKKKMKYSCTKDQSFASVGKHGVLREFSFFDKVRRLFKSQEVYENFLRCIALFNQEVVSGAELLQLVTPFLGKFPELYTQFKSFLGDKELSHAVSGLSDRYMEGGGGREVDYASCKRLGSSYRALPKTYQQPKCSGRTALCKEVLNDTWVSFPSWSEDSTFVSSKKTPYEEQLHRCEDERFELDVVLETNLATIRVLESVQKKLSRLSPEDQDRFRLDDCLGGTSEVIQRRAVYRIYGDKAPEIIEGLKRSPATAVPVVLKRLKAKEEEWREAQQGFNKIWREQYEKAYLKSLDHQGVNFKQNDMKALRSKSLLNEIESVYDERQEQSTEEGGVGQQNRNGSGAASASEPHMVFTYEDKQILEDAASLIIYHVKRQPTIHKDDKDHIKRIIQHFVPDLFFSRRGELSDTEDWTDEEVEPEEGAERGIGGGAPTAAAAAAAPAGGGGGGNGNSNNASGAAAAATGSQSQPQPAQSQPQPQSQPQQQLNGESRRRRCSPSQPADTEASTTSSSMSQPAGTASSTPGSTPMETGSGVPGEKVDLRDPEAEHQKELDGVYNLFFVNNNWYFFLRLHQTLCSRLLRVYRQAERQLLEHRAEQSRERLLMAEGRREKACDLAMELRLKQPSEVELEEYYPAFLDMVRSLLDGNLDSTQYEDTLREMFTIHAYIGFTIDKVIHNIIRQLQHLVSDEVCLQVVDVYLAERKRGAAGGNLSSQCVRAAWETSYQWKAERVMAEENCFKVMFLQNKGHVTMTIELLDTEEAQADDPLDVQCLSSYMEQFVGTESSLCSQADGYFFKPVFLPRNLRRFRRWQVRQVEAMRCRREWHRQLGVENAGSLDCRFKLNTHKMVFVMNSEDYMYRRGALVKARKSQHRVAASQHERFDKWHQGWLANHVTASAERSVQNWLLGEEEEDMIPCKTTCLSTEVKGQAVNRYKVHYSGSKAPASP; translated from the exons ATGGCGAAGATTCAGGCGCACAACAGCAGCACCACCGCGAAGCAAATAAACCAAATTCAAGACAAGCCTTACGTTATAACACAAAAgcaagtgcagcagcagcacttccaGAAGCTGAAG gtTGAAGATGCCTTGTCCTATCTGGACCAAGTCAAAATCCGTTTTGCAAATGATCCTGGCATATACAACAAGTTTCTCGACATCATGAAAGAGTTCAAGTCACAGAG CATCGACACACCGGGGGTGATAAACCGCGTGTCGCAGCTCTTCCACGGACACCCGGACCTCGTCTTGGGCTTCAATGCCTTTCTACCGCCGGGGTATCGGATAGAGGTCCCCAAGAATGGGGTGGCTTTCCTCCAATCTCCGTTCTCCACACAG GTATCCCCAGGCCAGCAGGGGAAGAGTGTCACCACCTCTGCAGTGACCGCAACCTCAGGGAGTGCCACTGCTGCCAACATTGAAGCTGGACCTGCTCAGACCAGCGAAGTCAAGGCGGCCCCATCAGAGTCCCTATCGTCCTCGACTCCAGCAGGACCTCCAGAGCCTCCCAGCAGGCTTTCTCTCCCCCTGACTAGCAGAGAGAGCCAGAATCAGGCGACCACCTCGTCTGTATCGCCACCTGCCTCGGAAACGAGCCCCGTAGAGTTTGACAGTGCCATCAGCTATGTAAACAAGATTAAAAACCGTTTCCTGGATCACCCAGAGATCTACAGAGCCTTCCTAGAGATTCTTCACACATATCAG AAGGAGCAGCTGGAGGTGAAGGAGAGTCGAGGCAGCCGAGGCAGCAGTGGGATGACTGAAGATGAGGTGTTTTCTAAAGTTGCCAGTCTTTTCAAGGGGCAAGAAGACCTGCTGGCTGAGTTCGGGCAATTCTTACCTGATGCCAAGAGATCATTG TTCACAGGGAGCTCACTGACAGGAGGGAAAGATCAGCTGAAAAGGCCGGACGACGAGGACTTGAtatccaaacaaaacaaaaagaggcCCAGACCCATCCTACTGCAGCACATGTCCCCACTGCTCAAG aagaAAATGAAGTATTCCTGTACCAAAGATCAGTCCTTTGCTTCAGTTGGCAAACATGGAGTCTTAAGAGAATTCTCCTTCTTTGATAAG GTTCGTCGCCTGTTTAAAAGCCAAGAGGTGTATGAGAACTTCCTGCGCTGCATCGCCTTGTTTAACCAGGAAGTAGTTTCGGGAGCGGAGCTGCTACAGCTAGTCACTCCTTTCCTGGG GAAGTTTCCTGAACTGTATACACAGTTCAAGTCATTTCTGGGGGACAAAGAGCTCTCTCATGCTGTGTCAGGGCTGTCGGATCGCTAcatggaggggggagggggcaGAGAGGTGGATTATGCATCATGCAAGCGCCTGGGGTCCAGCTACAGAGCACTGCCCAAGACCTACCAGCAGCCTAAATGCAGCGGGCGCACTGCCCTATGCAAGGAG gtgtTGAACGACACCTGGGTGTCATTTCCCTCTTGGTCAGAGGACTCCACCTTCGTCAGCTCGAAGAAGACTCCTTATGAGGAGCAGCTGCATCGCTGCGAGGATGAAAGATTTGAG CTGGATGTGGTTCTGGAGACAAACCTGGCCACCATCAGGGTGCTAGAAAGCGTCCAGAAGAAGCTCTCCCGTCTTTCCCCAGAGGACCAGGACCGATTCAGATTAGACGACTGCCTGGGCGGCACCTCTGAGGTCATCCAGCGTCGTGCTGTGTATCGTATCTATGGTGACAAAGCCCCTGAGATCATCGAGGGACTGAAGAGGAGTCCTGCTACCGCTGTGCCTGTGGTGCTTAAGAG GTTGAAAGccaaggaggaggagtggagagaGGCCCAGCAGGGGTTCAATAAGATTTGGAGGGAGCAGTACGAGAAGGCTTACCTGAAGTCCCTCGACCACCAAGGAGTCAACTTCAAACAGAATGACATGAAGGCCCTGCGGTCGAAGAGTCTCCTCAATGAGATTGAGAGCGTCTATGATGAG CGTCAGGAGCAGAGCACAGAAGAGGGTGGAGTTGGCCAGCAGAACCGTAACGGCTCTGGTGCGGCCTCAGCCAGCGAGCCTCACATGGTCTTTACGTACGAGGACAAACAGATCCTGGAGGACGCTGCCTCTCTCATCATCTACCATGTCAAACGTCAGCCCACCATCCACAAAGACGACAAGGACCACATCAAGCGCATCATCCAGCACTTTGTACCCGACCTGTTCTTCTCCCGCCGCGGCGAGCTCAGTGATACTGAAGACTGGACAGATGAGGAGGTTGAGCCTGAGGAGGGGGCAGAGAGAGGAATAGGAGGTGGagcaccaacagcagcagcagcagcagcagccccagcaggaggtggaggaggaggaaatggtAATTCTAATAATGCttcaggagcagcagcagcagccacaggTAGTCAGTCTCAACCCCAACCTGCCCAATCACAACCCCAGCCCCAGTCCCAACCTCAGCAGCAGCTCAACGGTGAGTCCAGGCGGAGGCGCTGCAGCCCATCCCAACCTGCAGACACAGAGGCCTCCACCACCTCTAGTAGCATGAGCCAGCCTGCAGGGACTGCCTCATCCACCCCTGGATCTACGCCCATGGAGACGGGTTCAGGTGTACCCGGGGAGAAGGTGGACCTGCGCGACCCTGAAGCAGAGCACCAGAAGGAGCTGGACGGCGTCTACAACCTTTTCTTCGTCAACAACAACTGGTATTTCTTCCTGCGGCTGCACCAGACCCTGTGTTCGCGGCTGCTGCGAGTTTACCGACAGGCAGAGCGCCAGCTGCTGGAGCACCGAGCTGAGCAGAGCAGGGAGAGGCTGCTGATGgcggagggaaggagagaaaaagcaTGTGACCTCGCCATGGAGCTCCGCCTCAAACAGCCCA GTGAGGTGGAGTTGGAGGAGTACTACCCAGCCTTCCTGGATATGGTGCGCAGCCTGCTGGATGGCAACCTGGACTCCACACAGTACGAAGACACACTGAGAGAGATGTTCACCATCCACGCCTACATCGGCTTCACCATCGACAAGGTCATCCACAACATCATTCGGCAG CTGCAGCACCTAGTGAGCGACGAGGTGTGTCTGCAGGTGGTTGATGTCTACCTGgctgagaggaagaggggggcgGCGGGGGGGAACCTGTCCTCGCAGTGTGTCAGAGCAGCCTGGGAGACCAGCTACCAGTGGAAAGCTGAGAGAGTCATGGCTGAGGAGAACTGCTTCAAG GTGATGTTTCTCCAAAACAAGGGTCATGTGACGATGACTATTGAGCTGCTGGACACTGAGGAGGCCCAGGCTGATGACCCGTTAGATGTacag TGCCTGTCGAGCTACATGGAGCAGTTTGTAGGAACTGAGTCCAGTCTGTGTTCTCAAGCAGACGGCTACTTCTTCAAACCTGTATTTCTGCCCAG GAACCTGCGTCGTTTCCGTCGCTGGCAGGTGCGGCAGGTGGAGGCGATGCGCTGCAGGAGAGAGTGGCACCGCCAGCTGGGCGTGGAGAACGCCGGGAGTCTGGACTGCCGATTTAAACTCAACACTCACAAGATGGTGTTTGTCATGAACTCTGAGGATTACATGTACCGCAGAGGAGCGCTGGTCAAGGCCAGGAAG tcGCAGCACAGAGTGGCAGCGAGCCAGCATGAACGCTTTGACAAGTGGCACCAGGGCTGGCTGGCCAATCACGTTACGGCTTCGGCTGAACGCTCGGTGCAGAACTGGCTACTgggcgaggaggaagaggacatgATCCCCTGCAAGACTACCTGCCTGTCGACTGAGGTGAAGGGGCAAGCGGTGAACAGATACAAAGTTCATTACAGCGGTAGCAAAGCCCCAGCCTCCCCGTAG
- the sin3b gene encoding paired amphipathic helix protein Sin3b isoform X2 yields MAKIQAHNSSTTAKQINQIQDKPYVITQKQVQQQHFQKLKVEDALSYLDQVKIRFANDPGIYNKFLDIMKEFKSQSIDTPGVINRVSQLFHGHPDLVLGFNAFLPPGYRIEVPKNGVAFLQSPFSTQVSPGQQGKSVTTSAVTATSGSATAANIEAGPAQTSEVKAAPSESLSSSTPAGPPEPPSRLSLPLTSRESQNQATTSSVSPPASETSPVEFDSAISYVNKIKNRFLDHPEIYRAFLEILHTYQKEQLEVKESRGSRGSSGMTEDEVFSKVASLFKGQEDLLAEFGQFLPDAKRSLFTGSSLTGGKDQLKRPDDEDLISKQNKKRPRPILLQHMSPLLKKMKYSCTKDQSFASVGKHGVLREFSFFDKVRRLFKSQEVYENFLRCIALFNQEVVSGAELLQLVTPFLGKFPELYTQFKSFLGDKELSHAVSGLSDRYMEGGGGREVDYASCKRLGSSYRALPKTYQQPKCSGRTALCKEVLNDTWVSFPSWSEDSTFVSSKKTPYEEQLHRCEDERFELDVVLETNLATIRVLESVQKKLSRLSPEDQDRFRLDDCLGGTSEVIQRRAVYRIYGDKAPEIIEGLKRSPATAVPVVLKRLKAKEEEWREAQQGFNKIWREQYEKAYLKSLDHQGVNFKQNDMKALRSKSLLNEIESVYDERQEQSTEEGGVGQQNRNGSGAASASEPHMVFTYEDKQILEDAASLIIYHVKRQPTIHKDDKDHIKRIIQHFVPDLFFSRRGELSDTEDWTDEEVEPEEGAERGIGGGAPTAAAAAAAPAGGGGGGNGNSNNASGAAAAATGSQSQPQPAQSQPQPQSQPQQQLNGESRRRRCSPSQPADTEASTTSSSMSQPAGTASSTPGSTPMETGSGVPGEKVDLRDPEAEHQKELDGVYNLFFVNNNWYFFLRLHQTLCSRLLRVYRQAERQLLEHRAEQSRERLLMAEGRREKACDLAMELRLKQPSEVELEEYYPAFLDMVRSLLDGNLDSTQYEDTLREMFTIHAYIGFTIDKVIHNIIRQLQHLVSDEVCLQVVDVYLAERKRGAAGGNLSSQCVRAAWETSYQWKAERVMAEENCFKVMFLQNKGHVTMTIELLDTEEAQADDPLDVQCLSSYMEQFVGTESSLCSQADGYFFKPVFLPRNLRRFRRWQVRQVEAMRCRREWHRQLGVENAGSLDCRFKLNTHKMVFVMNSEDYMYRRGALVKARKSQHRVAASQHERFDKWHQGWLANHVTASAERSVQNWLLGEEEEDMIPCKTTCLSTEVKGQAVNRYKVHYSGSKAPASP; encoded by the exons ATGGCGAAGATTCAGGCGCACAACAGCAGCACCACCGCGAAGCAAATAAACCAAATTCAAGACAAGCCTTACGTTATAACACAAAAgcaagtgcagcagcagcacttccaGAAGCTGAAG gtTGAAGATGCCTTGTCCTATCTGGACCAAGTCAAAATCCGTTTTGCAAATGATCCTGGCATATACAACAAGTTTCTCGACATCATGAAAGAGTTCAAGTCACAGAG CATCGACACACCGGGGGTGATAAACCGCGTGTCGCAGCTCTTCCACGGACACCCGGACCTCGTCTTGGGCTTCAATGCCTTTCTACCGCCGGGGTATCGGATAGAGGTCCCCAAGAATGGGGTGGCTTTCCTCCAATCTCCGTTCTCCACACAG GTATCCCCAGGCCAGCAGGGGAAGAGTGTCACCACCTCTGCAGTGACCGCAACCTCAGGGAGTGCCACTGCTGCCAACATTGAAGCTGGACCTGCTCAGACCAGCGAAGTCAAGGCGGCCCCATCAGAGTCCCTATCGTCCTCGACTCCAGCAGGACCTCCAGAGCCTCCCAGCAGGCTTTCTCTCCCCCTGACTAGCAGAGAGAGCCAGAATCAGGCGACCACCTCGTCTGTATCGCCACCTGCCTCGGAAACGAGCCCCGTAGAGTTTGACAGTGCCATCAGCTATGTAAACAAGATTAAAAACCGTTTCCTGGATCACCCAGAGATCTACAGAGCCTTCCTAGAGATTCTTCACACATATCAG AAGGAGCAGCTGGAGGTGAAGGAGAGTCGAGGCAGCCGAGGCAGCAGTGGGATGACTGAAGATGAGGTGTTTTCTAAAGTTGCCAGTCTTTTCAAGGGGCAAGAAGACCTGCTGGCTGAGTTCGGGCAATTCTTACCTGATGCCAAGAGATCATTG TTCACAGGGAGCTCACTGACAGGAGGGAAAGATCAGCTGAAAAGGCCGGACGACGAGGACTTGAtatccaaacaaaacaaaaagaggcCCAGACCCATCCTACTGCAGCACATGTCCCCACTGCTCAAG aAAATGAAGTATTCCTGTACCAAAGATCAGTCCTTTGCTTCAGTTGGCAAACATGGAGTCTTAAGAGAATTCTCCTTCTTTGATAAG GTTCGTCGCCTGTTTAAAAGCCAAGAGGTGTATGAGAACTTCCTGCGCTGCATCGCCTTGTTTAACCAGGAAGTAGTTTCGGGAGCGGAGCTGCTACAGCTAGTCACTCCTTTCCTGGG GAAGTTTCCTGAACTGTATACACAGTTCAAGTCATTTCTGGGGGACAAAGAGCTCTCTCATGCTGTGTCAGGGCTGTCGGATCGCTAcatggaggggggagggggcaGAGAGGTGGATTATGCATCATGCAAGCGCCTGGGGTCCAGCTACAGAGCACTGCCCAAGACCTACCAGCAGCCTAAATGCAGCGGGCGCACTGCCCTATGCAAGGAG gtgtTGAACGACACCTGGGTGTCATTTCCCTCTTGGTCAGAGGACTCCACCTTCGTCAGCTCGAAGAAGACTCCTTATGAGGAGCAGCTGCATCGCTGCGAGGATGAAAGATTTGAG CTGGATGTGGTTCTGGAGACAAACCTGGCCACCATCAGGGTGCTAGAAAGCGTCCAGAAGAAGCTCTCCCGTCTTTCCCCAGAGGACCAGGACCGATTCAGATTAGACGACTGCCTGGGCGGCACCTCTGAGGTCATCCAGCGTCGTGCTGTGTATCGTATCTATGGTGACAAAGCCCCTGAGATCATCGAGGGACTGAAGAGGAGTCCTGCTACCGCTGTGCCTGTGGTGCTTAAGAG GTTGAAAGccaaggaggaggagtggagagaGGCCCAGCAGGGGTTCAATAAGATTTGGAGGGAGCAGTACGAGAAGGCTTACCTGAAGTCCCTCGACCACCAAGGAGTCAACTTCAAACAGAATGACATGAAGGCCCTGCGGTCGAAGAGTCTCCTCAATGAGATTGAGAGCGTCTATGATGAG CGTCAGGAGCAGAGCACAGAAGAGGGTGGAGTTGGCCAGCAGAACCGTAACGGCTCTGGTGCGGCCTCAGCCAGCGAGCCTCACATGGTCTTTACGTACGAGGACAAACAGATCCTGGAGGACGCTGCCTCTCTCATCATCTACCATGTCAAACGTCAGCCCACCATCCACAAAGACGACAAGGACCACATCAAGCGCATCATCCAGCACTTTGTACCCGACCTGTTCTTCTCCCGCCGCGGCGAGCTCAGTGATACTGAAGACTGGACAGATGAGGAGGTTGAGCCTGAGGAGGGGGCAGAGAGAGGAATAGGAGGTGGagcaccaacagcagcagcagcagcagcagccccagcaggaggtggaggaggaggaaatggtAATTCTAATAATGCttcaggagcagcagcagcagccacaggTAGTCAGTCTCAACCCCAACCTGCCCAATCACAACCCCAGCCCCAGTCCCAACCTCAGCAGCAGCTCAACGGTGAGTCCAGGCGGAGGCGCTGCAGCCCATCCCAACCTGCAGACACAGAGGCCTCCACCACCTCTAGTAGCATGAGCCAGCCTGCAGGGACTGCCTCATCCACCCCTGGATCTACGCCCATGGAGACGGGTTCAGGTGTACCCGGGGAGAAGGTGGACCTGCGCGACCCTGAAGCAGAGCACCAGAAGGAGCTGGACGGCGTCTACAACCTTTTCTTCGTCAACAACAACTGGTATTTCTTCCTGCGGCTGCACCAGACCCTGTGTTCGCGGCTGCTGCGAGTTTACCGACAGGCAGAGCGCCAGCTGCTGGAGCACCGAGCTGAGCAGAGCAGGGAGAGGCTGCTGATGgcggagggaaggagagaaaaagcaTGTGACCTCGCCATGGAGCTCCGCCTCAAACAGCCCA GTGAGGTGGAGTTGGAGGAGTACTACCCAGCCTTCCTGGATATGGTGCGCAGCCTGCTGGATGGCAACCTGGACTCCACACAGTACGAAGACACACTGAGAGAGATGTTCACCATCCACGCCTACATCGGCTTCACCATCGACAAGGTCATCCACAACATCATTCGGCAG CTGCAGCACCTAGTGAGCGACGAGGTGTGTCTGCAGGTGGTTGATGTCTACCTGgctgagaggaagaggggggcgGCGGGGGGGAACCTGTCCTCGCAGTGTGTCAGAGCAGCCTGGGAGACCAGCTACCAGTGGAAAGCTGAGAGAGTCATGGCTGAGGAGAACTGCTTCAAG GTGATGTTTCTCCAAAACAAGGGTCATGTGACGATGACTATTGAGCTGCTGGACACTGAGGAGGCCCAGGCTGATGACCCGTTAGATGTacag TGCCTGTCGAGCTACATGGAGCAGTTTGTAGGAACTGAGTCCAGTCTGTGTTCTCAAGCAGACGGCTACTTCTTCAAACCTGTATTTCTGCCCAG GAACCTGCGTCGTTTCCGTCGCTGGCAGGTGCGGCAGGTGGAGGCGATGCGCTGCAGGAGAGAGTGGCACCGCCAGCTGGGCGTGGAGAACGCCGGGAGTCTGGACTGCCGATTTAAACTCAACACTCACAAGATGGTGTTTGTCATGAACTCTGAGGATTACATGTACCGCAGAGGAGCGCTGGTCAAGGCCAGGAAG tcGCAGCACAGAGTGGCAGCGAGCCAGCATGAACGCTTTGACAAGTGGCACCAGGGCTGGCTGGCCAATCACGTTACGGCTTCGGCTGAACGCTCGGTGCAGAACTGGCTACTgggcgaggaggaagaggacatgATCCCCTGCAAGACTACCTGCCTGTCGACTGAGGTGAAGGGGCAAGCGGTGAACAGATACAAAGTTCATTACAGCGGTAGCAAAGCCCCAGCCTCCCCGTAG